Proteins from a genomic interval of Vanacampus margaritifer isolate UIUO_Vmar chromosome 4, RoL_Vmar_1.0, whole genome shotgun sequence:
- the LOC144050567 gene encoding serine protease 23-like, translating to MCSNTGPTRFPSVHLLFLVILPAVFSFSRPQWILQRVPVVLPQQSESRPAPHFLSQARLDVTSPCDPECHKSSPLPSFEELQQFLAYETLHSNGQLTETAIGIYGYNLGSNKSPAYSSAPSEKGQRSHTRRKRQIFGHDGRYSIAGQNFVLQYPFSVAVKLSTGCSGTLVGDRHVLTAAHCVHDGKNYVKGAQKLRVGFLKPRQRDLQSPISNLTNHVEVGPNDGPIVSEKMKFQWIRAKRTHVPKGWIKGNANDIGMDYDYALLELKKAHKRRHMKLGVSPPSQRLPGRRVHFSGFDNDRPGELVYRFCQAGEETSDLLYQHCDAQPGASGSGVYARMWEGRRRRWVRKVIGVFSGHQWVERQGASHEFNVAVRITPLKYAQICYWIKGNFVDCREG from the exons ATGTGCTCCAACACTGGACCAACACg GTTCCCGTCCGTCCACCTTCTCTTCCTCGTCATCCTTCCCGCAGTTTTCTCCTTCTCACGACCCCAGTGGATTCTTCAGCGTGTCCCAGTGGTCCTCCCACAGCAAAGCGAGAGTCGGCCGGCCCCACACTTCCTGTCACAAGCCCGTCTTGACGTCACCTCCCCGTGTGACCCAGAATGCCACAAAAGTTCGCCACTGCCCAGCTTTGAGGAGCTGCAGCAATTTCTGGCCTATGAGACTCTTCACTCAAATGGTCAACTCACTGAGACCGCCATTGGGATCTATGGTTATAACCTCGGGTCCAACAAAAGCCCCGCATACTCCTCTGCGCCTTCTGAGAAAGGTCAACGGTCACATACCAGACGAAAGCGTCAGATCTTTGGTCACGACGGGCGATACAGCATTGCGGGGCAGAACTTTGTGCTTCAATATCCATTCTCAGTGGCTGTCAAACTGTCCACCGGATGTTCTGGTACGCTCGTTGGCGACCGGCATGTTCTCACGGCTGCTCATTGTGTCCATGATGGTAAAAACTACGTGAAGGGTGCTCAGAAACTCAGAGTGGGCTTTCTAAAACCCAGACAACGAGACCTGCAGTCTCCAATTTCCAACTTGACTAACCATGTTGAGGTCGGTCCAAACGACGGCCCGATCGTGTCTGAGAAAATGAAGTTCCAGTGGATCAGAGCCAAGCGCACACACGTACCCAAAGGATGGATTAAAGGCAACGCCAATGACATCGGGATGGACTACGACTACGCGCTTTTAGAACTCAAGAAAGCCCACAAACGCCGTCACATGAAGTTGGGCGTGAGCCCTCCTTCGCAGAGACTTCCTGGGCGACGTGTCCACTTCTCAGGGTTCGACAATGACCGTCCGGGAGAGCTGGTGTATCGTTTCTGTCAGGCCGGAGAGGAGACGTCAGACCTGCTCTACCAGCACTGTGACGCCCAGCCGGGGGCCAGCGGGTCGGGGGTCTACGCCCGTATGTGGGAGGGGCGGCGTCGGCGTTGGGTCAGGAAGGTGATAGGCGTGTTTTCTGGCCACCAGTGGGTGGAGCGTCAGGGGGCGTCTCATGAATTTAATGTAGCCGTGAGAATCACACCTCTCAAATATGCGCAAATCTGTTATTGGATAAAAGGCAACTTCGTGGACTGTCGAGAAGGCTGA